Proteins from a genomic interval of Cheilinus undulatus linkage group 15, ASM1832078v1, whole genome shotgun sequence:
- the gpr183a gene encoding G-protein coupled receptor 183-A: MGSATVLQPTVQSSTNNNSSNTSCETLYDHRDYARVLLPLFYSLIFIVGLLGNCLALHVIRPNLKKMNSTTLYSLNLVISDILFTLSLPLRIAYYALGFHWPLGEALCKISGLAFYINTYAGVNFMTCLSVDRFIAVVLPLRYARLRKVSNVRYICIGVWLLVLVQTLPLLGSPMTEVESGGYITCMEYPNFEKVGNIAPTLIGAVLLGYGIPVVTILVCYSFLCCKLRHTAKNNHLTEKSGRSRKAIGVICCVTLVFVICYSPYHIDILQYMIRKLMYKPDCAELTAFQISLHITVCLMNLNSCLDPFIYFFACKGYKRKLMKLLKLPVSMSYSSAVRTSPEGSSKDFIDGNKIQLTSSTTERPTDRRSRLHE; the protein is encoded by the coding sequence ATGGGTTCTGCCACTGTGCTCCAACCTACCGTCCAGTCATCCACCAATAATAACTCCAGCAACACTTCATGTGAAACCCTCTATGACCACCGGGACTATGCCAGAGTCCTCTTGCCTCTTTTCTATTCCCTTATATTCATTGTTGGACTTCTGGGTAACTGCCTTGCGTTGCATGTCATACGCCCCAATCTGAAAAAGATGAACTCTACCACCTTGTACTCTCTTAACCTGGTCATCTCGGACATCCTCTTCACCCTCTCTCTGCCTTTGAGGATTGCGTACTATGCTCTAGGATTCCACTGGCCTCTGGGCGAGGCGCTGTGTAAGATTTCAGGCCTCGCTTTCTACATTAACACTTACGCTGGGGTTAATTTCATGACCTGTCTCAGCGTGGATCGTTTCATCGCCGTCGTCCTGCCTCTACGTTACGCCCGACTCAGGAAAGTCAGCAACGTTCGCTACATCTGCATCGGTGTGTGGCTGTTGGTCCTGGTGCAGACTCTCCCTCTTCTAGGCAGCCCTATGACTGAGGTTGAATCGGGTGGCTATATCACCTGTATGGAGTACCCAAACTTCGAGAAGGTTGGCAACATTGCTCCCACGCTGATTGGCGCCGTCCTCCTGGGTTATGGCATCCCTGTGGTGACCATTCTTGTGTGTTACTCCTTCTTGTGCTGCAAACTTCGCCACACAGCCAAGAACAACCACCTGACAGAAAAGTCTGGTCGTAGCCGCAAAGCAATTGGCGTGATCTGCTGTGTGACTCTGGTGTTTGTCATCTGCTACAGTCCCTATCACATCGACATCCTGCAGTACATGATTCGCAAGTTGATGTACAAACCAGACTGCGCAGAGCTTACTGCCTTCCAGATATCGCTGCACATCACCGTGTGTCTGATGAACCTCAACTCCTGCCTGGATCCTTTTATCTACTTCTTTGCTTGTAAAGGCTACAAGAGGAAACTAATGAAGCTGCTGAAGCTTCCGGTCAGCATGTCCTACTCCAGCGCAGTGAGGACGTCACCTGAAGGCTCGTCTAAGGATTTTATCGACGGCAACAAGATTCAACTTACCAGTTCCACAACTGAAAGACCCACGGACAGAAGATCCCGCCTGCATGAGTGA